A stretch of the Desulfobacter sp. genome encodes the following:
- a CDS encoding IS256 family transposase — translation MTEENTEFDFQKALKGIQEGKPFTGKGGVLTSLIKNLAEAALEGELESHLGQEVSANRRNGKSKKTIKSLDGKFELETPRDSAGTFSPQIVKKHQTTLSDEIERKIIALYGLGMSYNDMASHLQEIYGLEISNATLSTITDKIIHTVKEWQARPLENVYPIVWLDAIHYKVRENGKVGSKAVYTILGVNIEGRKEVLGLYISENEGANFWLQVLTDLSNRGVKDILIACVDGLKGFPEAIETIFPDTEVQLCVVHQIRNSLKYVGSKNKKEFMADLKRVYKAVNKDLAEEELDILENKWNDKYPIVIKSWRNNWERLSHFFKYPEEIRRIIYTTNTIEAVHRQFRKLTKTKGSFPNQDSLLKLLYTGIQNASKKWTMPIQNWSLTISQLAIFFEGRLDKELGI, via the coding sequence ATGACCGAAGAAAACACCGAATTTGATTTTCAAAAAGCCCTTAAAGGCATCCAGGAAGGTAAACCCTTCACAGGTAAGGGCGGCGTCCTTACATCATTAATCAAAAATCTTGCTGAAGCTGCTCTTGAAGGAGAGTTGGAGTCCCATCTCGGGCAGGAAGTTTCTGCCAACCGCCGTAATGGAAAAAGCAAAAAGACCATTAAATCCCTGGATGGTAAATTTGAGCTGGAAACCCCGCGTGACAGTGCCGGAACCTTCTCTCCACAGATCGTCAAAAAACATCAGACAACGCTCAGCGATGAAATTGAAAGAAAGATAATAGCCCTTTACGGCCTGGGCATGAGTTATAATGATATGGCTTCCCATTTACAGGAAATCTATGGACTTGAGATTTCAAATGCCACTCTGAGCACCATTACCGATAAAATCATCCATACCGTCAAAGAATGGCAGGCCAGGCCGTTGGAAAATGTGTACCCAATCGTATGGCTTGATGCCATACATTATAAAGTACGAGAAAACGGAAAGGTCGGCAGCAAAGCCGTTTACACAATTCTTGGGGTGAATATCGAGGGCCGCAAAGAGGTTCTTGGGCTGTACATATCCGAGAATGAGGGTGCGAACTTCTGGCTGCAGGTGTTAACAGACCTTTCAAACCGAGGGGTAAAAGATATCCTGATTGCCTGTGTTGATGGTCTAAAAGGTTTTCCCGAGGCCATTGAGACCATATTCCCGGACACAGAAGTTCAACTCTGCGTAGTCCACCAGATCCGAAATTCATTGAAATACGTTGGTTCCAAAAATAAAAAGGAATTTATGGCAGATCTAAAACGTGTTTATAAAGCGGTCAATAAGGATCTGGCCGAAGAAGAACTGGATATCTTGGAAAATAAATGGAATGACAAATACCCGATTGTGATAAAATCCTGGCGGAACAACTGGGAACGCCTCAGTCATTTCTTTAAATATCCAGAAGAGATTCGACGGATAATATACACCACAAATACCATTGAGGCTGTGCATCGACAGTTTCGAAAACTGACCAAAACAAAGGGATCATTCCCGAACCAGGACAGCCTGTTAAAGCTGCTTTACACGGGGATCCAGAACGCCAGTAAAAAATGGACAATGCCGATTCAAAATTGGTCACTGACAATTTCCCAGTTGGCAATTTTCTTTGAAGGCCGGCTGGATAAAGAGCTGGGAATTTGA
- a CDS encoding TRAP transporter small permease, whose product MEKMVPGTPLQQKSTPPTWLIEGPFSDLTFTSAGAEADPGTETVTQNSEHSRFIRWVIIMATAGMMSIICLQIFCRFILNNALSWPEEAARFLMVWSLFLAAGYALRYREHVGLNFFVDRLPAGLAAGLSILLHLFIIGFLGVMIVGGWQEAMSLMPLKTGALRISRAIPYFIIPTSGVLFVLVSIRIIIEDFEKWRSK is encoded by the coding sequence ATGGAAAAGATGGTTCCAGGAACTCCACTCCAGCAAAAGTCAACTCCTCCGACGTGGCTGATTGAAGGCCCATTCTCGGACCTGACTTTTACTTCCGCTGGCGCTGAGGCAGATCCGGGAACCGAAACCGTGACACAGAATTCTGAACATTCCCGTTTTATCCGCTGGGTTATCATTATGGCAACGGCTGGAATGATGAGTATTATTTGCCTGCAGATTTTTTGTAGATTTATCCTGAACAACGCTCTTTCCTGGCCAGAAGAGGCTGCAAGGTTTCTTATGGTATGGTCACTTTTTCTGGCTGCTGGATATGCCCTGCGGTATCGGGAGCATGTCGGGCTTAATTTTTTTGTTGACCGGCTCCCTGCTGGCTTGGCAGCCGGTTTGAGCATCCTGCTTCACCTTTTTATTATTGGATTCCTGGGCGTCATGATTGTCGGCGGCTGGCAGGAGGCAATGAGCCTTATGCCGCTTAAAACAGGAGCCTTACGCATATCTCGGGCCATACCATATTTTATTATCCCGACCAGCGGAGTGCTGTTTGTACTCGTATCAATCCGCATTATCATCGAAGATTTCGAAAAGTGGAGATCCAAATGA